From the genome of Phalacrocorax aristotelis chromosome 15, bGulAri2.1, whole genome shotgun sequence, one region includes:
- the USP30 gene encoding ubiquitin carboxyl-terminal hydrolase 30 isoform X3 — protein MLPGGEAEAGADGAVRRLLRAGAAARYKAMRNWGVIGGVAAALAAGMYVLWGPITERKRRRKGLVPGLLNLGNTCFMNSLLQGLSSCPSFIKWLEEFTAQYKTDPNQPTEQQYLSLTLLHLLKALSCQEVTEDDVLDASCLLEVLRTYRWQISSFEEQDAHELFHVLTSSLEDERDRQPRVTHLFDVHSLEQPEITQKQISCRTRGSLPPVSNHWKSQHPFHGRLTSNMVCKHCEHQSPVRYDTFDSLSLSIPAAVWGRPMTLDHCLHHFISSESVKDVVCDNCTKIQAEGTVNGQSIENQRTTFVKQLKLGKLPQCLCIHLQRLSWSNQGTPLKRHEHVQFNEFLIMDIYKYRIPVHKSSQKELNQKNSEETTPGTKDGIAVKPSDAEQPSGTKPLFMNGACSSSFLMSSGTFPLAIFPECSSPVYLYRLMAVVVHHGDMHSGHFVTYRRSPPSPKNSHSVSSQWLWISDDTVRKASLQEVLSSSAYLLFYERVPSRVQHQSLELRAEE, from the exons ATGCTGCCCGGTGGCGAGGCGGAGGCGGGGGCGGACGGGGCGGTGCGGCGGCTGctgcgggccggggcggcggccag GTACAAAGCGATGAGGAACTGGGGCGTTATCGGCGGGGTGGCGGCGGCGCTGGCGGCGGGGATGTACGTGCTGTGGGGTCCCATCACCGAGAGGAAGCGGCGGAGGAAAG GGCTTGTACCTGGCCTCCTGAACTTAGGCAACACCTGTTTCATGAACTCCTTGCTGCAAGGCTTATCCTCCTGTCCGTCTTTCATCAAGTGGCTGGAGGAATTTACAGCACAATATAAGACAGACCCGAACCAGCCCACTGAGCAGCAATACTTGTCCCTGACTTTGCTGCATCTCCTAAAAG CTTTATCCTGCCAAGAGGTGACAGAAGATGATGTCCTGGATGCAAGCTGCCTGTTAGAAGTTCTAAGGACGTACAGGTGGCAGATCTCATCGTTTGAAGAGCAG GATGCTCATGAACTGTTTCATGTCCTTACCTCTTCATTAGAAGACGAACGAGATCGTCAGCCTCGTGTGACACATTTGTTCGATGTGCACTCGCTGGAG CAGCCAGAAATAACCCAAAAGCAAATAAGCTGCAGAACAAGAG GGTCTCTTCCCCCTGTGTCAAATCACTGGAAATCTCAGCATCCTTTTCACGGAAGGCTGACCAGCAACATGGTTTGCAAACACTGTGAACACCAG AGTCCTGTGAGGTATGATACCTTTGACAGTCTCTCACTGAGTATtccagcagctgtgtgg GGTCGTCCTATGACACTAGACCACTGCCTCCATCATTTCATCTCCTCTGAATCTGTAAAGGATGTTGTGTGTGACAACTGCACTAAa aTTCAGGCAGAAGGCACTGTGAATGGACAGAGCATAGAAAACCAGAGAACAACATTTGTTAAGCAGTTAAAATTAGGAAAG ctccctcagTGTCTTTGCATCCATCTGCAAAGACTGAGCTGGTCAAACCAAGGCACTCCTCTGAAACGTCATGAACATGTACAGTTCAATGAGTTCCTGATCATGGACATCTACAAATACCGCATTCCTGTTCACAAATCAAGCCAGAAGGAGCTGAATCAGAAAAACTCTGAAGAGACAACACCTGGAACAAAGGATGGGATAGCAGTAAAACCTTCAG ACGCAGAACAGCCATCTGGTACTAAACCGCTCTTCATGAATGGTGCCTGCTcgtcttcatttttaatgtcctcAGGGACTTTTCCACTTGCTATATTCCCTGAATGCAG TTCCCCTGTATACCTTTACCGTCTGATGGCAGTTGTAGTTCATCATGGAGACATGCATTCTGGACACTTTGTGACTTACCGCCGCTCTCCACCTTCTCCTAAGAACTCGCACTCTGTCAGCAGCCAGTGGCTATGGATTTCAGATGATACCGTTCGCAAAGCCAGCTTGCAGGAAGTCCTTTCTTCTAGTGCTTACTTGCTTTTTTATGAGCGTGTTCCCTCGAGAGTACAGCACCAAAGCTTGGAATTGAGGGCTGAAGAGTGA
- the USP30 gene encoding ubiquitin carboxyl-terminal hydrolase 30 isoform X1 yields MLPGGEAEAGADGAVRRLLRAGAAARYKAMRNWGVIGGVAAALAAGMYVLWGPITERKRRRKGLVPGLLNLGNTCFMNSLLQGLSSCPSFIKWLEEFTAQYKTDPNQPTEQQYLSLTLLHLLKALSCQEVTEDDVLDASCLLEVLRTYRWQISSFEEQDAHELFHVLTSSLEDERDRQPRVTHLFDVHSLEPEITQKQISCRTRGSLPPVSNHWKSQHPFHGRLTSNMVCKHCEHQSPVRYDTFDSLSLSIPAAVWGRPMTLDHCLHHFISSESVKDVVCDNCTKIQAEGTVNGQSIENQRTTFVKQLKLGKLPQCLCIHLQRLSWSNQGTPLKRHEHVQFNEFLIMDIYKYRIPVHKSSQKELNQKNSEETTPGTKDGIAVKPSDAEQPSGTKPLFMNGACSSSFLMSSGTFPLAIFPECSSPVYLYRLMAVVVHHGDMHSGHFVTYRRSPPSPKNSHSVSSQWLWISDDTVRKASLQEVLSSSAYLLFYERVPSRVQHQSLELRAEE; encoded by the exons ATGCTGCCCGGTGGCGAGGCGGAGGCGGGGGCGGACGGGGCGGTGCGGCGGCTGctgcgggccggggcggcggccag GTACAAAGCGATGAGGAACTGGGGCGTTATCGGCGGGGTGGCGGCGGCGCTGGCGGCGGGGATGTACGTGCTGTGGGGTCCCATCACCGAGAGGAAGCGGCGGAGGAAAG GGCTTGTACCTGGCCTCCTGAACTTAGGCAACACCTGTTTCATGAACTCCTTGCTGCAAGGCTTATCCTCCTGTCCGTCTTTCATCAAGTGGCTGGAGGAATTTACAGCACAATATAAGACAGACCCGAACCAGCCCACTGAGCAGCAATACTTGTCCCTGACTTTGCTGCATCTCCTAAAAG CTTTATCCTGCCAAGAGGTGACAGAAGATGATGTCCTGGATGCAAGCTGCCTGTTAGAAGTTCTAAGGACGTACAGGTGGCAGATCTCATCGTTTGAAGAGCAG GATGCTCATGAACTGTTTCATGTCCTTACCTCTTCATTAGAAGACGAACGAGATCGTCAGCCTCGTGTGACACATTTGTTCGATGTGCACTCGCTGGAG CCAGAAATAACCCAAAAGCAAATAAGCTGCAGAACAAGAG GGTCTCTTCCCCCTGTGTCAAATCACTGGAAATCTCAGCATCCTTTTCACGGAAGGCTGACCAGCAACATGGTTTGCAAACACTGTGAACACCAG AGTCCTGTGAGGTATGATACCTTTGACAGTCTCTCACTGAGTATtccagcagctgtgtgg GGTCGTCCTATGACACTAGACCACTGCCTCCATCATTTCATCTCCTCTGAATCTGTAAAGGATGTTGTGTGTGACAACTGCACTAAa aTTCAGGCAGAAGGCACTGTGAATGGACAGAGCATAGAAAACCAGAGAACAACATTTGTTAAGCAGTTAAAATTAGGAAAG ctccctcagTGTCTTTGCATCCATCTGCAAAGACTGAGCTGGTCAAACCAAGGCACTCCTCTGAAACGTCATGAACATGTACAGTTCAATGAGTTCCTGATCATGGACATCTACAAATACCGCATTCCTGTTCACAAATCAAGCCAGAAGGAGCTGAATCAGAAAAACTCTGAAGAGACAACACCTGGAACAAAGGATGGGATAGCAGTAAAACCTTCAG ACGCAGAACAGCCATCTGGTACTAAACCGCTCTTCATGAATGGTGCCTGCTcgtcttcatttttaatgtcctcAGGGACTTTTCCACTTGCTATATTCCCTGAATGCAG TTCCCCTGTATACCTTTACCGTCTGATGGCAGTTGTAGTTCATCATGGAGACATGCATTCTGGACACTTTGTGACTTACCGCCGCTCTCCACCTTCTCCTAAGAACTCGCACTCTGTCAGCAGCCAGTGGCTATGGATTTCAGATGATACCGTTCGCAAAGCCAGCTTGCAGGAAGTCCTTTCTTCTAGTGCTTACTTGCTTTTTTATGAGCGTGTTCCCTCGAGAGTACAGCACCAAAGCTTGGAATTGAGGGCTGAAGAGTGA
- the USP30 gene encoding ubiquitin carboxyl-terminal hydrolase 30 isoform X2: protein MLPGGEAEAGADGAVRRLLRAGAAARYKAMRNWGVIGGVAAALAAGMYVLWGPITERKRRRKGLVPGLLNLGNTCFMNSLLQGLSSCPSFIKWLEEFTAQYKTDPNQPTEQQYLSLTLLHLLKALSCQEVTEDDVLDASCLLEVLRTYRWQISSFEEQDAHELFHVLTSSLEDERDRQPRVTHLFDVHSLEQPEITQKQISCRTRGSLPPVSNHWKSQHPFHGRLTSNMVCKHCEHQSPVRYDTFDSLSLSIPAAVWGRPMTLDHCLHHFISSESVKDVVCDNCTKIQAEGTVNGQSIENQRTTFVKQLKLGKLPQCLCIHLQRLSWSNQGTPLKRHEHVQFNEFLIMDIYKYRIPVHKSSQKELNQKNSEETTPGTKDGIAVKPSDAEQPSGTKPLFMNGACSSSFLMSSGTFPLAIFPECSFVHNRIRQHCSEDLVH from the exons ATGCTGCCCGGTGGCGAGGCGGAGGCGGGGGCGGACGGGGCGGTGCGGCGGCTGctgcgggccggggcggcggccag GTACAAAGCGATGAGGAACTGGGGCGTTATCGGCGGGGTGGCGGCGGCGCTGGCGGCGGGGATGTACGTGCTGTGGGGTCCCATCACCGAGAGGAAGCGGCGGAGGAAAG GGCTTGTACCTGGCCTCCTGAACTTAGGCAACACCTGTTTCATGAACTCCTTGCTGCAAGGCTTATCCTCCTGTCCGTCTTTCATCAAGTGGCTGGAGGAATTTACAGCACAATATAAGACAGACCCGAACCAGCCCACTGAGCAGCAATACTTGTCCCTGACTTTGCTGCATCTCCTAAAAG CTTTATCCTGCCAAGAGGTGACAGAAGATGATGTCCTGGATGCAAGCTGCCTGTTAGAAGTTCTAAGGACGTACAGGTGGCAGATCTCATCGTTTGAAGAGCAG GATGCTCATGAACTGTTTCATGTCCTTACCTCTTCATTAGAAGACGAACGAGATCGTCAGCCTCGTGTGACACATTTGTTCGATGTGCACTCGCTGGAG CAGCCAGAAATAACCCAAAAGCAAATAAGCTGCAGAACAAGAG GGTCTCTTCCCCCTGTGTCAAATCACTGGAAATCTCAGCATCCTTTTCACGGAAGGCTGACCAGCAACATGGTTTGCAAACACTGTGAACACCAG AGTCCTGTGAGGTATGATACCTTTGACAGTCTCTCACTGAGTATtccagcagctgtgtgg GGTCGTCCTATGACACTAGACCACTGCCTCCATCATTTCATCTCCTCTGAATCTGTAAAGGATGTTGTGTGTGACAACTGCACTAAa aTTCAGGCAGAAGGCACTGTGAATGGACAGAGCATAGAAAACCAGAGAACAACATTTGTTAAGCAGTTAAAATTAGGAAAG ctccctcagTGTCTTTGCATCCATCTGCAAAGACTGAGCTGGTCAAACCAAGGCACTCCTCTGAAACGTCATGAACATGTACAGTTCAATGAGTTCCTGATCATGGACATCTACAAATACCGCATTCCTGTTCACAAATCAAGCCAGAAGGAGCTGAATCAGAAAAACTCTGAAGAGACAACACCTGGAACAAAGGATGGGATAGCAGTAAAACCTTCAG ACGCAGAACAGCCATCTGGTACTAAACCGCTCTTCATGAATGGTGCCTGCTcgtcttcatttttaatgtcctcAGGGACTTTTCCACTTGCTATATTCCCTGAATGCAG TTTTGTCCATAATAGAATAAGGCAGCACTGCAGTGAAGACTTGGTACACTGA